A single window of Nicotiana tomentosiformis chromosome 1, ASM39032v3, whole genome shotgun sequence DNA harbors:
- the LOC138906380 gene encoding uncharacterized mitochondrial protein AtMg00810-like: MSQSEADHFVFYRHNGPEKNIYLVVYVDDIFITGNDQEEISQLKQYLFKYFQTNDLGKLKYFLGIEVAQSKTGIAISQRKYALDILEETCMLNSKLVDTPMDPNIKLVPGQGEPFEDPSRYRRLVGSLSDRRSTSGYCVMIGGNLIPWKSKKQDVVARSSAEAEYRAMVLATCELIWLK, encoded by the exons ATGTCACAGAGTGAAGCAGATCACTTTGTTTTCTATCGACATAATGGTCCAGAAAAGAATATTTATTTGGtcgtttatgttgatgacattttCATAACTGGTAATGATCAAGAAGAAATATCTCAGCTAAAACAATATCTATTCAAATATTTTCAGACCAACGACTTGGGGAAGTTAAAGTATTTTTTGGGAATCGAGGTAGCACAATCTAAGACAGGCATTGCTATCTCACAGAGAAAATACGCTTTGGACATACTTGAAGAGACATGCATGTTAAACTCTAAACTTGTTGACACCCCCATGGATCCAAATATTAAACTCGTGCCTGGACAGGGGGAGCCATTTGAAGACCCTAGCAGATACCGAAGACTGGTCG GTTCTCTGTCAGATAGACGTTCTACTTCTGGGTACTGTGTCATGATTGGAGGGAATCTAATCCCTTGGAAAAGTAAAAAGCAAGACGTTGTTGCTAgatctagtgcagaagcagaatatcgagctaTGGTCCTTGCCACATGTGAGCTTATTTGGTTGAAATAA
- the LOC104116518 gene encoding wax ester synthase/diacylglycerol acyltransferase 6-like has protein sequence MEAAEEEPLSPSARLFHEPNFNVHVLSIMGSKSRINPQVIKEQLVHTFVKHPRFSSLQVVDEKNNGEMKWVRTKVDVEKHVVVPQVDEQNLQESPDKFVDNYIHNLSKTTLDKSKPLWDLHLLNVKTSDAEAVAVLRIHHSLGDGTSFMSLLLACTRQTAHPNKLPTIPGNKKRPINSSDQYSTSKGLWPYVAKVWSFMRLFWNTIVDVLMFMATTVFLKDTNTPIKGRPGSEFNPRRLAHRTISLDDLKLVKNTLNMTINDVAVGVTQAGLSIYLNRRYGEGKKDKGATEKNNNLPKNIRLRSTLLINLRSRTGIQALADMMAKDTEAKWGNCVGYVLLPFKIALRDDPLDYIREVKATIDRKKKNSLEAICTFSISKLALKLFGIKASSTISHRILTNTTLCFSNLVGPQEEIGFYGHPMAYLAPSSYGQPHALMINFQSYINKMTIVLSADESVIPDPHQLLDDFEQSLKLIKDAVVERGFCLG, from the exons ATGGAAGCAGCTGAAGAAGAGCCATTAAGTCCGTCAGCAAGGTTATTTCACGAGCCCAACTTCAACGTCCACGTTTTATCCATAATGGGCAGCAAATCAAGAATCAATCCTCAAGTTATCAAAGAGCAGTTGGTCCATACTTTCGTTAAGCATCCTCGTTTCTCCAGCCTCCAG GTGGTGGATGAGAAAAATAATGGAGAAATGAAATGGGTGCGCACAAAGGTGGACGTAGAAAAGCACGTTGTAGTGCCACAAGTGGATGAACAAAACCTGCAGGAATCACCAGACAAATTCGTGGATAACTATATTCACAACCTTAGCAAAACCACACTTGACAAGTCAAAACCTCTCTGGGATCTCCATCTTCTCAACGTCAAAACATCAGATGCTGAGGCTGTTGCCGTTTTACGAATCCACCATTCACTTGGAGATGGCACCTCTTTTATGTCCCTTCTACTCGCCTGTACTCGCCAAACTGCTCATCCAAATAAACTTCCAACTATTCCAGGAAATAAAAAGAGGCCTATTAATTCTTCGGACCAGTATTCGACGTCAAAGGGATTGTGGCCATATGTTGCAAAAGTTTGGTCATTTATGAGATTGTTTTGGAACACAATAGTAGATGTGTTGATGTTTATGGCCACGACTGTTTTTTTGAAGGACACAAATACGCCAATTAAGGGCAGGCCTGGTTCTGAGTTTAATCCTAGGCGACTTGCTCATAGGACAATCAGTCTTGATGATTTGAAGTTGGTGAAAAATACATTAAATATG ACAATAAACGATGTCGCCGTGGGAGTAACACAGGCTGGTTTATCTATCTATCTTAACAGGAGATATG GTGAGGGTAAGAAAGACAAGGGAGCAACAGAGAAAAACAATAATCTCCCTAAGAACATAAGACTCAGATCAACACTTCTTATTAACTTAAGATCAAGGACTGGAATTCAG GCTCTAGCTGATATGATGGCCAAGGACACTGAGGCAAAGTGGGGCAATTGCGTTGGTTATGTccttttaccctttaaaattgCATTAAGAGATGACCCTTTAGATTATATTAGAGAAGttaaggcaaccattgatcgtaaGAAGAAAAACTCTCTTGAAGCTATTTGCACATTTTCCATCTCCAAATTAGCACTCAAGCTTTTTGGGATTAAG GCTTCAAGTACAATATCGCACAGAATTCTTACCAATACAACACTGTGTTTCTCCAATTTGGTTGGTCCTCAAGAGGAAATTGGCTTCTATGGGCACCCTATGGCTTACCTTGCACCCAGTTCTTATGGGCAACCTCAT GCGCTGATGATTAATTTCCAGAGCTATATTAACAAGATGACAATAGTTCTATCAGCAGACGAAAGTGTGATTCCTGATCCACATCAACTGCTGGACGATTTTGAACAATCTCTAAAGCTTATCAAGGATGCTGTGGTAGAAAGAGGCTTTTGCCTTGGATAA